A region of Pyxidicoccus parkwaysis DNA encodes the following proteins:
- a CDS encoding dipeptidase: MADAKVNELHQRWCLADGHADSLMWNRDLCVRSEEGHVDFPRLQEAGVKLQCFTIVTRGFPFIGGFPVFAAWQGWPREARASEWTRALWQIERMEEFCRRSGDSARITTTGAALEDNLAHGRLSAVLGVEGGHAIEGRVERLAELHRRGVRFMGLTHLSNNDLGGSSFPMMGNRGLTPLGLEVMEEMARLGLSVDVAHASERTLEDLFAHPSVRYFCSHTGVRAAGGGWRNLSDASLRRIADRGGVVGIIFAPVYLGGDSVDDVVRHIEHAVDVMGVEGVGLGSDYDGMVPLPRGMKDVTDLPLLTEALLKRHPESWVERVVGGNFRRFFQETLGG, translated from the coding sequence TCCGAGGAGGGGCACGTGGACTTCCCCCGCCTTCAGGAGGCGGGGGTGAAGTTGCAGTGCTTCACCATCGTCACCCGGGGCTTCCCCTTCATCGGGGGCTTCCCCGTGTTCGCCGCGTGGCAGGGGTGGCCCCGCGAGGCGCGCGCGAGCGAGTGGACGCGGGCGCTCTGGCAGATTGAGCGCATGGAGGAGTTCTGCCGCCGCTCCGGGGACTCGGCGCGCATCACCACCACCGGGGCCGCGCTGGAGGACAACCTCGCGCACGGGCGGCTGTCCGCGGTGCTGGGCGTGGAGGGTGGACATGCCATTGAAGGCCGCGTGGAGCGGCTGGCGGAATTGCACCGGCGCGGGGTGCGCTTCATGGGGCTCACGCACCTGTCCAACAACGATTTGGGCGGTTCCTCCTTTCCGATGATGGGCAACCGGGGGCTGACGCCGCTGGGTCTCGAGGTGATGGAGGAGATGGCCCGCCTGGGCCTGAGCGTGGACGTGGCCCATGCCTCGGAGCGCACGCTGGAGGACCTCTTCGCGCACCCCTCGGTGCGGTACTTCTGTTCACACACAGGGGTGCGCGCGGCGGGTGGCGGCTGGCGCAACCTCAGCGACGCGTCGCTGCGGAGAATCGCGGACCGGGGCGGGGTGGTGGGCATCATCTTCGCCCCCGTGTACCTGGGCGGGGACTCGGTGGACGACGTGGTCCGTCACATCGAGCACGCCGTGGACGTCATGGGCGTGGAAGGGGTGGGGCTGGGCTCGGATTATGATGGGATGGTGCCGCTTCCCCGAGGGATGAAGGACGTCACGGATTTGCCCCTGCTCACGGAAGCCCTGCTGAAGCGCCATCCAGAGTCCTGGGTGGAACGTGTCGTGGGTGGAAACTTCCGGCGTTTCTTCCAGGAGACACTGGGTGGTTGA